From a region of the Fibrobacter sp. UWB16 genome:
- a CDS encoding TIGR03905 family TSCPD domain-containing protein — translation MEETFKTKGTCATTIQFTRDGETIRNIRFTGGCNGNLKAIAKLCEGMKAEDIAAKLLGNTCGGKPTSCADQLARAVLGMEA, via the coding sequence ATGGAAGAAACATTTAAGACAAAAGGTACATGCGCAACGACAATTCAGTTCACGCGTGACGGAGAAACAATCCGCAACATTCGCTTTACGGGTGGATGCAACGGAAACCTCAAGGCGATTGCAAAACTTTGTGAAGGTATGAAGGCCGAAGACATTGCAGCCAAGTTGCTCGGCAACACCTGCGGCGGAAAGCCAACCTCTTGCGCAGACCAGCTCGCCCGTGCCGTTCTCGGGATGGAAGCCTAA
- the dxr gene encoding 1-deoxy-D-xylulose-5-phosphate reductoisomerase, translating into MKNVVLLGATGSIGTSSVDVIHQHSDIFNLYAVAANSSVEKVAEIVRKYNVERVCMFNETAAKELEGVLGKKVLAGMDGLCELAADPKADIIINALMGAVGCLPTITAIEHGKHVALANKETMVMAGPVIWDKLAENPKSFITPIDSEHSAIFQCLEGGKREHEVEFLEITASGGPFREWPIEKFEKITVADALNHPVWSMGKKITIDSASMMNKGLEVLEAHFLFHIPYDQIKVVVHPQSMVHSLVQFRDGSLMAQLGAPDMRIPIQVALTWPDRLKLETKRLDLPTLAKLTFFEPDFNKFRCLALAFEAGRRGGIVPSMMNAANEVLVDRFLKGNLKFTDIPKYVEMVMEKAPNVTGHLSLEQVLEADKEARLMTEGFLK; encoded by the coding sequence ATGAAAAACGTTGTTCTTTTGGGTGCCACCGGTTCTATCGGTACCTCTAGCGTTGATGTCATTCACCAGCATTCGGATATCTTCAACCTTTACGCTGTGGCTGCAAATAGCAGTGTCGAGAAGGTTGCTGAAATTGTGCGCAAGTACAATGTTGAACGCGTTTGCATGTTCAACGAGACGGCCGCCAAGGAACTCGAAGGCGTGCTCGGCAAGAAGGTGCTTGCTGGCATGGACGGCCTTTGCGAACTTGCAGCAGACCCCAAGGCCGACATTATCATTAACGCCTTGATGGGTGCAGTGGGCTGCCTCCCGACGATTACCGCTATTGAACATGGCAAGCATGTCGCCCTCGCAAATAAGGAAACGATGGTGATGGCAGGCCCGGTCATTTGGGACAAGCTTGCTGAAAATCCGAAGTCCTTCATCACGCCGATTGACTCTGAACACAGTGCTATTTTCCAGTGCCTCGAAGGCGGCAAGCGCGAACACGAAGTTGAATTCCTCGAAATCACGGCTTCGGGCGGTCCGTTCCGCGAATGGCCTATCGAAAAGTTTGAAAAAATCACTGTCGCCGACGCCTTGAATCATCCGGTGTGGAGCATGGGCAAGAAAATTACGATTGACTCTGCTTCCATGATGAACAAGGGCCTTGAAGTGCTCGAAGCTCACTTCTTGTTCCACATTCCGTATGACCAGATCAAAGTTGTGGTTCACCCGCAGTCCATGGTGCACTCTCTCGTGCAGTTCCGCGATGGTTCCTTGATGGCTCAGCTCGGCGCTCCCGACATGCGCATCCCGATTCAGGTGGCTCTCACGTGGCCTGACCGTCTCAAGCTCGAAACTAAGCGTCTCGACTTGCCGACGCTTGCAAAGCTCACGTTCTTCGAACCGGACTTCAACAAGTTCCGTTGCCTCGCTCTTGCCTTTGAAGCTGGCCGTCGTGGCGGTATCGTGCCTTCGATGATGAACGCTGCAAACGAAGTACTCGTGGACCGTTTCCTCAAGGGTAACCTCAAGTTCACCGACATCCCAAAGTACGTGGAAATGGTGATGGAAAAGGCCCCGAATGTCACCGGTCACCTTTCCTTGGAACAAGTGCTCGAAGCCGACAAGGAAGCTCGCCTCATGACGGAAGGATTCTTGAAGTAG
- a CDS encoding cupin domain-containing protein, which produces MELIKKYDITVLCNPGVESAQLLTPENSRSEKVSVTKVSVMPGAEQPRHKHYTSEQVWVAVQGRGVLLLADDKEVPFEAGDVVRFAEKEIHGLRNMGPEIFEYICISTPPMNFAYAYMQAR; this is translated from the coding sequence ATGGAACTGATTAAAAAGTACGACATAACGGTTTTGTGCAATCCTGGAGTGGAGTCTGCACAGTTGCTCACGCCCGAGAACAGCAGGTCAGAAAAGGTTTCGGTCACGAAGGTTTCGGTCATGCCGGGTGCAGAACAGCCGCGTCATAAGCATTACACGTCGGAACAGGTGTGGGTCGCAGTCCAAGGCCGTGGCGTTCTCTTGCTTGCTGACGATAAGGAAGTTCCGTTTGAAGCAGGCGATGTCGTGCGTTTTGCAGAGAAGGAAATTCACGGACTCAGAAATATGGGACCCGAGATTTTCGAATACATTTGCATCAGCACACCACCGATGAATTTCGCGTACGCGTACATGCAAGCAAGATAA
- a CDS encoding GNAT family N-acetyltransferase: MELHDRAFFAIAAEVDWLDAPGLKESLEQACEDFPKYMTLKMLSDDGKIVGSVRGRVEDGSLYIGRLMVLPECQGRGYGKILFREIQKRLPHNRVWLFTCGEVQRTVSFYEREGFRTFNTERFENGHTWISMEKL, translated from the coding sequence ATGGAACTGCATGATAGGGCGTTCTTTGCTATTGCTGCAGAAGTAGATTGGCTCGATGCTCCCGGTTTGAAGGAATCTCTGGAGCAAGCCTGCGAAGACTTTCCGAAATACATGACGCTAAAGATGCTCTCTGACGATGGTAAAATTGTTGGCTCGGTTCGCGGTCGCGTCGAGGATGGTTCGCTTTACATTGGCCGCCTGATGGTGCTGCCGGAATGCCAGGGCAGGGGATACGGAAAAATCCTGTTCCGCGAAATCCAAAAACGGCTGCCTCACAATCGCGTGTGGCTGTTCACCTGTGGCGAGGTCCAGCGCACGGTTTCGTTCTACGAGCGTGAAGGTTTTCGCACATTCAACACTGAACGTTTCGAAAATGGTCACACGTGGATTTCGATGGAAAAATTGTAG
- a CDS encoding flavodoxin family protein translates to MNILVLSGSPRKGGNTDLLVESFVKGASQKHQVEVVSVHDYKVKPCIGCNSCFAREDLKCCQKDDMQIVYDKMAKAEMLVIASPVYFYGLSAQLKAVIDRFHNPIRDTFHIHKMALLLVGAASLPELFDGILVQYKLCLNFFKLQDMGQVLVRGAKDKGDVKNGDSLQKAFELGQSL, encoded by the coding sequence ATGAATATTCTTGTTCTTTCTGGGAGCCCGCGCAAGGGCGGCAATACAGATTTGCTGGTGGAATCGTTTGTGAAGGGTGCTTCGCAAAAGCATCAAGTTGAAGTTGTTTCCGTTCACGATTACAAAGTCAAACCTTGCATTGGTTGCAATTCGTGCTTTGCCCGCGAAGACCTCAAGTGCTGCCAGAAAGATGATATGCAAATTGTCTATGACAAAATGGCCAAGGCCGAAATGCTCGTGATTGCATCGCCGGTTTATTTCTACGGCTTGAGCGCACAGCTGAAAGCGGTCATCGACCGTTTCCACAATCCAATTCGCGATACTTTTCACATCCACAAGATGGCCTTGCTCTTGGTCGGCGCGGCATCGCTCCCGGAACTGTTCGACGGCATTCTTGTACAGTACAAACTTTGCCTCAACTTCTTCAAGCTGCAGGATATGGGCCAGGTGCTTGTGCGCGGTGCAAAGGACAAGGGCGATGTCAAGAACGGCGATTCGCTTCAAAAAGCTTTTGAGTTAGGACAAAGTCTTTAA
- a CDS encoding isoprenylcysteine carboxylmethyltransferase family protein, with product MKRFRDFIGYLLGGFLFVMLIPTIMWLASEMPALWPVDTWRCIVAPIVMLVGLVLSIWTIVYMRSRGKGNPMDAFGHEVAPRTQHLMIEGPYKINRNPMLTGTLVYLVGAAVWLWTWQSCVVFVVFFAIMMVQVLSEEKRLRRDFGEEYEEYCKHSRRF from the coding sequence ATGAAACGCTTTCGTGATTTTATCGGTTACTTGTTGGGTGGGTTTCTCTTTGTGATGCTCATCCCGACAATCATGTGGCTTGCGTCTGAAATGCCCGCGCTTTGGCCCGTTGATACTTGGCGCTGCATTGTGGCGCCTATCGTGATGCTTGTGGGCCTTGTGCTGAGTATTTGGACTATCGTCTACATGCGCAGTCGTGGTAAAGGAAATCCGATGGATGCTTTCGGCCACGAAGTGGCCCCGCGTACGCAGCATCTGATGATTGAAGGTCCGTACAAGATTAACCGCAATCCGATGCTGACAGGAACTCTCGTTTATCTCGTGGGTGCAGCTGTGTGGCTGTGGACTTGGCAATCTTGCGTCGTGTTCGTCGTCTTCTTTGCGATTATGATGGTGCAGGTGCTAAGCGAAGAAAAACGCCTGCGTCGTGACTTCGGCGAAGAATACGAAGAGTATTGCAAACACTCGAGAAGATTTTAG
- a CDS encoding alpha/beta hydrolase, with product MKKMTMAVCFAAVFAFAQWGGGMGGGFGGPQGGGSVPDAEKTADVNYVGDGKTYHTLDIYIPKEVKESYPVVIHTYGSAWSMNNMKGSADLSTICAAYVKAGYAVVTPNHRSASDAIYPAQLHDIKAVVRFVRGNAAKYKFDTNFVAVSGFSSGGHLSSLVATTCGLKEGKSGSVTVDLVGNLGEFTSFSSCADAAVLWSPPTDIYTMNPISMGGSGTMEGKFIGVEREGNKDKWMVASSPYYAGDDDPPVIMFHGTSDNIVNIEQSEELYDSLKNHNVVTEFVKVSGGSHGGDKMNSTENLNKAVAFLDKAREAKTTVKKDSTVGFVPRLAKSFGMEIRGNRLSILGGDGAFRYTVVSVNGERKAGGFFRKELDLSQLPVGVYGIMVEAPSGASNFIKFAKK from the coding sequence ATGAAAAAGATGACAATGGCGGTATGCTTTGCCGCTGTTTTTGCGTTCGCCCAGTGGGGCGGCGGTATGGGCGGGGGCTTTGGCGGCCCGCAAGGTGGTGGCAGTGTTCCTGATGCCGAAAAAACAGCCGATGTCAATTATGTAGGCGATGGAAAGACCTATCATACATTGGATATTTACATCCCTAAGGAAGTAAAGGAATCGTATCCTGTGGTCATCCATACTTACGGCAGCGCCTGGAGTATGAACAACATGAAGGGCTCTGCGGACTTGAGCACCATTTGCGCTGCTTATGTCAAGGCGGGCTATGCAGTTGTGACTCCGAACCACCGTTCGGCAAGCGATGCCATATATCCGGCTCAGCTGCACGATATCAAGGCCGTGGTGCGTTTTGTCCGCGGCAATGCGGCTAAGTACAAGTTCGATACGAATTTTGTGGCCGTTTCCGGGTTCTCTTCGGGTGGTCACCTTTCGAGCCTCGTGGCGACGACTTGCGGTTTGAAAGAGGGCAAGTCCGGCTCGGTGACGGTCGATTTGGTCGGTAATCTCGGTGAATTTACATCGTTCAGCAGCTGTGCTGATGCTGCCGTGCTTTGGTCTCCTCCGACCGACATCTACACGATGAACCCCATTAGCATGGGTGGCTCCGGAACAATGGAAGGGAAATTCATTGGCGTGGAACGCGAAGGCAACAAGGACAAATGGATGGTCGCCAGTTCTCCCTATTATGCGGGCGATGACGATCCGCCGGTAATCATGTTTCATGGCACGTCCGATAATATTGTGAACATTGAACAGAGTGAGGAACTTTACGATTCCCTAAAAAATCACAATGTGGTAACGGAATTTGTCAAAGTATCGGGCGGTTCTCATGGCGGTGACAAGATGAACTCGACCGAGAATTTGAACAAGGCTGTTGCCTTCCTGGACAAGGCGCGCGAAGCTAAAACCACTGTTAAAAAAGATTCGACGGTAGGTTTTGTGCCTAGACTTGCAAAGTCCTTCGGTATGGAAATTCGTGGAAACCGGCTGTCTATTCTCGGAGGCGATGGCGCTTTCCGTTACACGGTGGTTTCTGTAAACGGGGAACGCAAAGCTGGCGGATTTTTCCGTAAGGAACTCGATTTATCTCAATTGCCAGTTGGCGTTTATGGGATTATGGTAGAGGCGCCTTCGGGAGCATCAAACTTCATAAAATTTGCGAAGAAATAA
- the rseP gene encoding RIP metalloprotease RseP: protein MMSSIFNNLLMFVLGLLALSFLVTIHELGHFIVAKWNKVRVNTFSVGFGKKLFRFKKGETEYCISAIPFGGYVAMAGENPDSIEDGKLPSQDDFLGKSVGARAAIAFAGPFVNIAFAFILLIFLYMVGVQEPDNKSLIVGFVAKNSSAEIAGIQPGDTITSINGKETQGWDDFREQIGVSLGADVMLEVHRGGEPLAIKVVPQELVIPAADSTSEPIKMGIGDIGIYPRNRVIVRLPPKEGTAAQKAGIAQGDTIFEINGEHISRYEDVVRLIDGSKGAEVNVTLLRNGEKVNVKMTPAYDEEFKRYIVGIQMGYVMFSETHLVRRGPIEAFEKTCATSWKMTTSIFRYFKRLFQGQVKVDAFSGPVSIVAVMGNVWMSGFQDFLMLLALISINLGVMNLLPLAITDGGLLMFLGIEKLRGKPLSLKTQSVIQNVAAAFFISFFVFITILDFGKISLFLK, encoded by the coding sequence ATGATGTCGAGTATTTTTAATAATTTGTTGATGTTCGTTTTGGGGCTTTTGGCATTGAGCTTCCTCGTGACCATTCACGAATTGGGTCATTTTATTGTCGCCAAGTGGAATAAAGTCCGAGTGAACACGTTCTCGGTAGGCTTTGGCAAAAAGCTTTTCCGCTTCAAGAAGGGCGAGACGGAATACTGCATTTCGGCAATTCCCTTTGGCGGCTACGTCGCCATGGCTGGCGAAAATCCAGATAGCATTGAAGATGGTAAGCTTCCATCGCAAGATGATTTTTTGGGGAAATCGGTTGGCGCTCGGGCTGCGATTGCCTTTGCGGGCCCGTTTGTGAATATCGCCTTTGCGTTTATCCTCCTTATATTCCTTTACATGGTCGGCGTCCAGGAACCGGACAACAAGAGCCTCATTGTCGGTTTTGTGGCGAAAAATTCCTCTGCCGAAATTGCGGGCATCCAGCCGGGCGATACGATTACGTCTATCAACGGAAAAGAAACGCAAGGTTGGGATGACTTCCGTGAACAGATTGGCGTGAGTCTCGGTGCCGATGTGATGCTTGAAGTGCATCGTGGGGGCGAACCGCTTGCCATTAAGGTCGTTCCGCAAGAACTCGTGATTCCGGCTGCAGATTCGACTTCTGAACCCATTAAAATGGGCATCGGCGATATCGGCATTTACCCGCGCAACCGCGTGATTGTCCGCCTGCCGCCCAAAGAAGGTACCGCTGCTCAAAAAGCAGGGATTGCGCAGGGCGATACAATTTTTGAAATCAACGGCGAGCACATTTCTCGCTATGAAGATGTTGTCCGCCTGATTGACGGTTCCAAAGGTGCCGAAGTCAACGTGACGCTTTTGCGTAATGGCGAAAAGGTCAATGTGAAGATGACTCCCGCTTACGATGAAGAATTCAAACGCTACATCGTAGGAATCCAGATGGGCTACGTGATGTTCAGCGAAACGCATCTTGTGCGTCGCGGCCCGATCGAAGCGTTCGAAAAGACTTGCGCTACGAGCTGGAAAATGACCACGAGCATCTTCCGCTATTTCAAGCGCTTGTTCCAAGGACAGGTCAAGGTTGATGCATTCTCCGGCCCGGTTTCGATTGTCGCTGTGATGGGCAATGTGTGGATGAGCGGATTCCAGGATTTCCTCATGCTCCTTGCGCTTATCAGCATTAACCTCGGCGTGATGAACTTGCTCCCGCTTGCGATTACCGATGGCGGTCTCCTGATGTTCCTCGGTATCGAAAAGTTACGTGGCAAGCCACTGAGCCTCAAGACGCAATCCGTAATCCAGAACGTCGCTGCGGCATTCTTCATCAGTTTCTTCGTGTTCATCACGATTCTTGATTTCGGGAAAATTTCGCTTTTCTTGAAATAA
- a CDS encoding glycoside hydrolase family 9 protein: MKVSFGLKQYISAAAVALTFASTAFAATAYINQVGYRTTDPKEFTLFEGSGDIEIVDAAGQTVLTTTPKAATKWNPSGQNVQLVDFSELKTPGTYSITQGGQVLRSDLVIAEKPFESIAKAALKWYYYQRASMALEETYAGQWKRDAGHTNPTAKMHSSTGASGTLETSKGWYDAGDYGRYIVNSGITTYTLLSLYEHFPDYFKTLKWNIPAEGTLPDLLAEIKYNLDWMLTMQAEDGGVYHKLSTLQFPGDVMPAKDTDPLYVIGKGTGATFNFAAVMATAYRVFKPFDATYAATCLEAAKKAYAWGAQHPDVAFNNPMDVATGSYSDGKLDDEKVFAGMELFISTGEVSYKPTLNANEASIVPAWPEVYGLAVFGAASHPTETGDEAATAKKMLTEYANEFAYVSTTGFGVVMSQEDFVWGSNAVAGNQGVFLLHAYYVTGEQKYYEAAKKVVDYLLGKNPLDMSFVTGFGTKSPKLPHHRPSTADKVTDPVPGMVVGGPQPGGEDIGTKSWECKDYRTGQAATSYIDNRCSYATNEVAINWNAPFAYLVGAMEALNAGYAPSFAVEGVAKGGTSALKPSILRNRGKVETAPRLRIADQKVYIEKNGKRFDLKGHLLK, encoded by the coding sequence ATGAAAGTCTCGTTCGGCTTGAAACAGTATATTTCTGCTGCGGCTGTCGCATTGACGTTTGCGTCTACAGCGTTTGCAGCAACGGCTTACATCAACCAGGTCGGTTATCGTACCACGGATCCGAAGGAATTTACGCTTTTTGAAGGTTCTGGTGATATTGAAATTGTGGATGCCGCCGGTCAGACAGTCCTTACGACAACGCCGAAGGCCGCTACGAAGTGGAATCCGAGTGGCCAGAATGTGCAACTTGTCGATTTCTCCGAACTGAAGACTCCTGGAACTTACAGCATTACGCAGGGCGGTCAAGTGCTCCGTTCCGATTTGGTGATTGCGGAAAAGCCGTTTGAAAGTATTGCCAAGGCTGCGCTCAAGTGGTACTACTACCAGCGTGCTTCTATGGCGTTGGAAGAAACTTATGCAGGTCAGTGGAAACGCGATGCGGGCCACACCAATCCGACTGCTAAAATGCATAGCTCTACAGGTGCTTCGGGTACGCTTGAAACGAGTAAGGGCTGGTATGATGCTGGTGACTATGGTCGCTATATCGTGAACTCGGGCATTACGACTTATACGCTCCTTTCGCTTTATGAACACTTCCCGGATTACTTCAAAACGCTCAAGTGGAATATTCCGGCTGAAGGCACTTTGCCAGACTTGCTTGCCGAAATCAAGTATAATCTTGACTGGATGCTCACCATGCAGGCCGAAGATGGCGGTGTTTACCACAAGCTTTCGACGCTCCAGTTCCCAGGCGACGTGATGCCAGCGAAGGATACGGACCCGCTCTATGTGATTGGCAAGGGTACGGGGGCTACGTTTAATTTTGCTGCTGTGATGGCGACGGCCTATCGAGTGTTTAAGCCGTTTGATGCCACCTATGCAGCAACGTGTCTCGAAGCGGCCAAGAAGGCCTATGCCTGGGGTGCCCAGCATCCTGATGTGGCTTTCAACAATCCGATGGATGTCGCAACAGGTTCGTACAGCGACGGCAAATTGGATGATGAAAAGGTCTTTGCCGGTATGGAATTGTTTATTTCTACGGGTGAAGTCTCTTATAAGCCGACTTTAAATGCAAATGAAGCAAGCATTGTTCCTGCTTGGCCTGAAGTCTATGGCCTTGCGGTTTTTGGTGCTGCAAGTCATCCGACTGAAACTGGTGACGAAGCTGCAACGGCTAAAAAGATGCTCACGGAATATGCCAATGAGTTTGCCTATGTCTCCACGACGGGTTTTGGCGTTGTGATGTCCCAGGAAGACTTCGTTTGGGGCTCGAATGCAGTTGCCGGCAATCAGGGCGTGTTCCTCCTCCATGCTTATTACGTGACTGGCGAGCAGAAGTATTACGAAGCCGCAAAAAAAGTGGTGGACTATTTGCTTGGCAAGAACCCGCTTGATATGTCCTTTGTGACTGGTTTCGGAACAAAGTCTCCGAAACTGCCGCACCATCGTCCGAGTACAGCCGATAAGGTGACGGATCCTGTTCCGGGCATGGTTGTGGGTGGCCCGCAGCCGGGTGGTGAAGATATTGGAACGAAGTCTTGGGAATGCAAGGACTATAGAACTGGACAGGCTGCCACTTCTTACATTGACAATCGCTGCAGCTATGCAACCAACGAAGTCGCTATTAACTGGAACGCTCCGTTTGCATACCTCGTGGGTGCCATGGAAGCTTTGAACGCTGGCTATGCCCCGTCCTTCGCTGTTGAAGGTGTTGCAAAGGGTGGAACTTCTGCTCTCAAGCCTTCGATTTTGAGAAACCGCGGAAAGGTTGAAACTGCACCGCGCCTTCGTATTGCTGATCAGAAGGTGTACATCGAAAAGAATGGCAAGCGCTTTGACCTCAAGGGCCATCTTCTCAAGTAA
- a CDS encoding GNAT family N-acetyltransferase, with protein sequence MAISYKTIHDFSEQDLKDLFLSVEWSSGHFPDKLVIAMKNFKTVISAWDGDKLVGMICAMDDGIMNAYVHYLLVRPEYQGKGIGKALVEKVKDVYKDYLRIVVVAYDKEIDFYEYCGFKKATDASPMFITSLWT encoded by the coding sequence ATGGCTATCTCATATAAAACAATTCATGATTTTTCGGAGCAAGATTTAAAAGATTTGTTTCTTTCGGTGGAATGGTCTTCGGGGCATTTCCCTGACAAACTTGTTATCGCCATGAAGAATTTCAAGACAGTCATTTCAGCATGGGACGGCGACAAGCTTGTCGGTATGATTTGCGCAATGGACGACGGCATCATGAATGCGTATGTTCATTATTTGCTTGTACGCCCGGAATACCAAGGAAAAGGCATCGGCAAGGCTCTTGTCGAAAAGGTCAAAGACGTGTACAAGGATTACTTGCGTATTGTCGTCGTGGCATACGACAAGGAAATAGACTTTTACGAATACTGCGGATTCAAGAAGGCAACTGACGCAAGCCCAATGTTCATCACAAGCTTGTGGACGTAA
- a CDS encoding glycoside hydrolase family 9 protein yields the protein MFVNNHALKSVALAALVAAPAFAATAFINQIGYRPGDFKELALVDANGSVDFVNAAGEVVLSVTPKAASYWDASGQNVQLVDFSKLAEAGKYSIKVNGNVLRSDLVVKSQTYEDIVKASIKWFYYQRASMALESQYAGKWARAAGHTNPTAELHNSTGASGTINSSKGWYDAGDYGRYIVNSGITTYTLLSLYEHFPQYFKTLKWNIPAEGSLPDLLAEIKYNLDWMLTMQASDGGVYHKLTSLGFPGDVMPAADNSKLYAIGKSTAGTFDFAAVMAMASRIYKPFDATYASKCLEAAKKAYAWGQQNPSRNYLANPSDVSTGAYENDNPNDEKVLAGTELFITTGDASYKQSGSSEYVSYWGDVMGLATYEKATHQAQFGGDANEAKQKILGTADNFANRAEKGFGVVMAKDDFVWGSNAVASNQGVWLLHAYYLTGEQKYYKAAVKVLDYLLGKNPLDMSFVTGYGTKSPKMPHHRPSTSDNVEEPIPGMLVGGPQPGGEDVGSAAEWKCADYRKGQAATAYTDQRCSYATNEVAINWNAPLAYLAGAIEAINAGYAPEFAAAGVAKQDVPASSSSEAPASSSSSVPQSSSSEVASSSSAISGNSSSSEMPASSSSIPGVSSSSSANVESSSSQGTIAIHATVDYKAVRSTQPRLRFDDQKLFIEKNGKRFDLKGHRIK from the coding sequence ATGTTTGTGAATAATCATGCGTTAAAGTCCGTAGCGCTTGCCGCGCTCGTCGCAGCCCCAGCTTTCGCAGCGACTGCATTCATCAACCAGATTGGCTACCGTCCGGGCGACTTCAAGGAACTCGCTCTCGTCGATGCTAACGGCAGCGTGGATTTCGTGAATGCAGCCGGTGAGGTCGTTCTCTCCGTGACGCCTAAGGCCGCATCTTACTGGGATGCGAGCGGTCAGAATGTCCAGCTCGTCGATTTCTCCAAGCTTGCCGAAGCGGGCAAGTACAGCATCAAGGTAAACGGCAATGTGCTCCGTTCCGACCTCGTCGTGAAATCCCAGACGTACGAAGATATCGTCAAGGCTTCCATCAAGTGGTTCTACTACCAGCGCGCCTCCATGGCTCTCGAAAGCCAGTACGCAGGCAAGTGGGCCCGCGCAGCCGGCCACACGAATCCGACTGCCGAACTTCACAATTCTACGGGTGCTTCGGGTACGATCAATTCCAGCAAGGGCTGGTACGATGCTGGCGACTACGGCCGTTACATTGTGAACTCGGGTATTACGACCTACACGCTCCTCTCTCTTTACGAACACTTCCCGCAGTATTTCAAGACGCTCAAGTGGAACATCCCGGCCGAAGGCTCCCTCCCAGATTTGCTTGCCGAAATCAAGTACAATCTCGACTGGATGCTCACCATGCAGGCTTCTGACGGTGGTGTCTACCACAAGCTTACCTCTCTCGGTTTCCCGGGCGACGTGATGCCTGCTGCGGACAATTCCAAGCTTTATGCTATCGGCAAGAGCACGGCGGGTACGTTTGACTTTGCAGCCGTGATGGCGATGGCTTCCCGCATTTACAAGCCGTTTGATGCCACTTACGCTTCCAAGTGCCTTGAAGCCGCTAAAAAAGCTTACGCTTGGGGCCAGCAGAACCCGAGCCGCAACTATCTCGCTAATCCGTCGGATGTTTCGACGGGCGCCTATGAAAACGACAATCCGAACGACGAAAAGGTTCTTGCCGGGACAGAACTCTTCATCACGACGGGTGATGCTTCTTACAAGCAGTCCGGCTCATCGGAATACGTCTCTTACTGGGGCGATGTCATGGGCCTTGCCACGTACGAAAAGGCTACGCATCAGGCGCAATTTGGTGGCGATGCAAACGAAGCCAAGCAAAAGATTTTGGGCACTGCAGACAACTTTGCTAACCGCGCCGAAAAAGGCTTTGGCGTCGTGATGGCAAAGGATGACTTTGTATGGGGTTCCAATGCGGTTGCCTCCAATCAGGGCGTTTGGCTGTTGCATGCCTACTACCTCACGGGCGAACAGAAGTATTACAAGGCTGCCGTCAAGGTTCTTGATTACTTGCTCGGCAAGAACCCGCTTGACATGTCTTTCGTAACTGGTTATGGCACCAAGTCTCCGAAAATGCCGCACCACCGCCCGAGTACTTCGGATAACGTAGAAGAACCAATCCCAGGTATGCTTGTGGGTGGCCCGCAGCCTGGCGGCGAAGACGTTGGTTCTGCCGCCGAATGGAAGTGCGCTGATTATCGCAAGGGCCAGGCGGCAACCGCTTACACCGATCAGCGTTGCAGCTACGCCACGAACGAAGTCGCTATCAACTGGAACGCTCCTCTTGCATACCTCGCTGGCGCTATCGAAGCCATCAACGCGGGCTATGCACCAGAATTTGCTGCCGCTGGCGTTGCAAAACAGGATGTACCTGCATCGAGCTCTTCTGAAGCTCCCGCAAGCTCTTCTTCGAGTGTTCCGCAGAGTTCCTCCTCTGAAGTTGCAAGTAGTTCTTCCGCGATTTCTGGCAATTCCTCCTCTTCCGAGATGCCCGCAAGCTCATCTTCTATTCCGGGCGTTTCCTCTAGCTCTTCTGCAAACGTAGAATCTTCAAGTTCGCAGGGCACGATTGCAATTCACGCTACGGTGGATTACAAGGCCGTTCGCTCGACGCAGCCGCGCCTCCGTTTCGACGACCAGAAACTCTTCATCGAAAAGAACGGCAAGCGCTTTGACCTCAAGGGCCATCGCATTAAGTAA